The genomic window CCATTTGGGTTTCGAATTAACAGGGGAAGATTGTCTGCGGGAGATTTATATATTGCTCTCACAGGGCATTATGGACCCATGGTCGGGGTTACTGCCGGTGATATGAATTCGCTAGCATTTAAAACACAACAAAGCGTAGTGCCAACGGATGATTTTGAAAAATTTGTTGACTTGTGGGAAAGAGATCCTCAACCGAAGAAACTAGACGAATTACTGGCTCAAAAGTACAATATAGCCTTATATAAAGGGCAAGTTAACGGTGTTTTAAAAAAGGTTTATCCAAAAAGGTAAGCACTTTACTATTTCAGACATGTACTACTTCTACATTCTCCGTTGTTCCGATAATTCCCTTTACTGTGGGATGACGTCAAATCTTGAAAAGAGGTTAAAAGAACACAATTCCAGTACTTCGCGAGGGGCAAAATATTTAAGAGCCAAAAAGCCCGTGAGTTTAGTCTATTCTGAAACTTTTGCCAATATTCAATCCGCAATGAGTAGAGAATTTAAAGTCAAGAAATGGACTAAGGTTAAAAAAGAAGCGTTGATATCGTCCGATTAAAATTAGTCGCATGACAAAGCGACTACATGAGGAGCCAAGAGTTTTACTGGCTGGAAGTTTAAAGAAGGATGTTTTTAAACCTCGACAAAAAGTGATTGGAGTAGGGCAAAGGCGGAATTTATGTCTTTTGTTTCAAAAACAAGCGTTAATTCCGTCCGCGTCGAAAGAATATCCAAAATATTCACACCTTCCCAAGCGAGCGATTTGATAAAGAAATAGAAAATCCCGGGGTTTTGAACTGCTTCTTCTGGCAAATGAATAGTAATTGCAGACACATTCGAGAAAATTTGTACTGTTTCTTCTTTTTTTAAGATTTTCTTTATACTTTCCAAATTTACGATATTCGTCAAGATAATCGTTTCGACTCTTCCGTAAGTAAAAAGCGCCTTTTTTTGAAATCCTTTGCTGGATTCCTCTATTACGGACAACTTTTGCAGAAGGCCTGGAGAGTTTTTAACGTAAATAAGCGTTAGATTAGAACGCACAATCATATCCGGAGGCTCTTGAAAAACAGTGATCTGCGGATAACCAGAAGGTAACGTCTTTTGTAGCCTCGTTATAGCCATAATAATCGAAGACATGGTTACATCTTTAAAAGTAAGACTTTCGACCTCCAGCTTTATATACCTCGCCAAAGAAGAGGCGTTTATAAGATCTTTCGACAGCGCTTCAGAAAGATACCTCGAGCGCTTAATTATTTTCTCAACAGCTTGTGGAACCGTAATCATGGCTGTGAATTTTAACACTTTATTTAATTTTGCACAATTTTTATTAAAAATTGACTTTCTTTTAAATTTTGCTTTAATGTGGCCTATAAGGAGTAAACAGTTTGAGCGAAAGAACTGAGAATAACTATCAAGAACCAGGATCAGATCTCTTCGACACCTCTTCTGATCTTGATTGGGAAGGTTTTGGGTGTACCGGTCAGAAAGCATTGGAACCGTGTGCCTACGAAATAGACAGGGACGGCACAATAATCGAGGTAAGCTCTCATCGTGTTGACACAAACGACCCACTTCAGCTCGCTAAGCTTTTAGGAGATTAACCTCAGGGTTATCCGGAAACCTCTGGTATACTCTTTCCATGAATTGGACGGAAAGCAAGATACAAAAGGCATTTACAGGCAGGCTC from Candidatus Curtissbacteria bacterium includes these protein-coding regions:
- a CDS encoding GIY-YIG nuclease family protein, coding for MYYFYILRCSDNSLYCGMTSNLEKRLKEHNSSTSRGAKYLRAKKPVSLVYSETFANIQSAMSREFKVKKWTKVKKEALISSD